The proteins below are encoded in one region of Hypanus sabinus isolate sHypSab1 unplaced genomic scaffold, sHypSab1.hap1 scaffold_946, whole genome shotgun sequence:
- the LOC132390540 gene encoding C-type lectin domain family 12 member A-like, translated as MAEFTQTMNGLSTAAQEQETKQNIGKITCLKIFLLCLVMFSLVAVVAGLSIYVSQIRHSKETCHRNYNELNSTLQTKLSALNSNLSVFKRKHSDIRHQFTEMETKYRSVIESKARICNFWTSSREQTCSKDWVTNTDRCYYVSTFETSFPRAMQGCSNRDSSLLEINSRDKASFVSRSLVRRNLPYWIGQCETGNAVHGLMYKVTSGSSSCSECTSSGGSEYCLHDKHHFICEKSAPCCPDIPEKIQVLCQQPGEPTRIK; from the exons ATGGCTGAATTcacacagacaatgaatgggcTCTCTACAGCTGCGCAGGAACAGGAGACGAAACAGAACATCGGAAAAATAACCTGCCTTAAGATCTTCCTACTTTGCCTCGTTATGTTCAGCCTCGTCGCGGTAGTGGCCGGGCTGTCGATCTATG tatcacagattcgtcacTCTAAGGAAACCTGTCACCGAAACTACAATGAGTTAAACTCAACCCTTCAAACCAAGCTTTCTGCGCTCAACTCAAATCTGTCCGTTTTTAAAAGAAAGCACAGCGATatccgtcaccagttcactgagatggaaacgaagtacagatctgtcatcGAAAGCAAGGCCCGAATCTGTAATTTTTGGACTAGCagcagag AGCAAACGTGTTCCAAGGACTGGGTCACAAATACAGACCGGTGTTATTACGTATCCACGTTTGAAACTTCTTTCCCAAGAGCAATGCAAGGATGTTCAAACCGTGATTCAAgcctgctggaaatcaattcaagggataaagcg AGTTTTGTTTCACGGTCTCTCGTTCGCCGTAACCTTCCTTACTGGATTGGACAATGCGAAACCGG GAATGCCGTCCATGGTCTGATGTACAAGGTGACCTCCGGAAGTTCCTCCTGCAGTGAATGCACTTCGAGTGGAGGGAGTGAATATTGCCTTCATGATAAGCAccatttcatctgcgagaagtccgcCCCCTGCTgcccggatattcctgaaaagatccaggtTCTCTGTCAACAGCCCGGAGAGCCGACTAGAATCAAATGA